In one Alphaproteobacteria bacterium genomic region, the following are encoded:
- the paaB gene encoding 1,2-phenylacetyl-CoA epoxidase subunit PaaB, with protein sequence MPASSREWPLWEIFVRSRQGLSHKHVGSLRAVDAEMAIQNARDVYTRRREGESIWVVEAAHIHASQPESRGPFFDPADDKVYRHPTFYEVPDGVENM encoded by the coding sequence ATGCCCGCTTCCTCCCGCGAATGGCCGCTTTGGGAAATCTTCGTGCGCAGCCGCCAGGGCCTAAGTCACAAGCATGTCGGCTCGCTGCGCGCGGTCGACGCCGAGATGGCGATTCAGAACGCCCGTGACGTCTACACTCGCCGCCGTGAAGGCGAGAGCATCTGGGTCGTCGAGGCCGCCCATATCCATGCCTCGCAGCCTGAATCGCGCGGCCCCTTCTTTGATCCCGCCGATGACAAGGTCTACCGCCATCCGACCTTCTACGAAGTGCCGGACGGCGTGGAGAACATGTAA
- the paaC gene encoding 1,2-phenylacetyl-CoA epoxidase subunit PaaC: protein MATKTDIDRRDLTEYLLRLGDTSLILGHRLSEWCGHGPVLEEDIAMSNIALDLIGQARLLYTYAGTVEGAGRDEDDFAFKRDVTEWKNLLLAEQPNGDFAATMVRQFLIDCFHVELYMALSKSADSELAAIAAKSLKEVTYHRRHSGEWIIRMGDGTDESKRRVQLALDEHWIFVDELFETDALDEAMTAAGIGPDLKSLRPAWDTMVDRVLAEATLSRPEAEFPRSGGRSGAHSEYLGFILSDLQFMQRAYPDMEW from the coding sequence ATGGCGACGAAGACCGACATCGACCGCCGGGACCTGACAGAGTACCTGCTGCGTTTGGGCGATACCTCTCTGATTCTGGGTCACCGCCTGTCCGAGTGGTGCGGCCACGGCCCGGTTCTGGAGGAGGACATTGCGATGTCCAACATCGCGCTGGACCTGATAGGCCAGGCCCGCCTGCTCTACACCTATGCCGGAACGGTCGAAGGCGCAGGCCGAGACGAGGACGATTTCGCCTTCAAGCGCGACGTGACCGAGTGGAAGAACCTGTTGCTGGCCGAGCAGCCGAACGGCGACTTTGCGGCGACAATGGTACGGCAATTCCTGATCGATTGCTTCCATGTCGAGCTTTACATGGCGCTGTCGAAAAGCGCGGATTCGGAACTGGCCGCCATTGCCGCCAAGTCACTGAAGGAAGTGACCTACCACCGTCGCCACAGTGGTGAATGGATCATTCGCATGGGCGACGGCACGGATGAAAGCAAGCGACGGGTCCAGCTTGCCCTGGACGAGCACTGGATTTTCGTCGACGAGCTCTTCGAAACCGACGCGCTGGACGAAGCCATGACTGCCGCCGGAATCGGTCCGGATCTGAAATCCCTGCGTCCTGCCTGGGACACGATGGTCGACCGTGTTCTGGCCGAGGCCACCCTGAGCCGGCCCGAAGCGGAGTTTCCACGCAGCGGTGGCCGCAGCGGCGCGCATTCGGAATATCTCGGCTTCATCCTGTCCGACCTGCAGTTCATGCAGCGCGCCTATCCGGACATGGAGTGGTAG
- the paaD gene encoding 1,2-phenylacetyl-CoA epoxidase subunit PaaD has translation MTVVALDDKRREAAIWDLLEEVPDPEVPALSIRDLGVVRDVRVDENGAVRLAVTPTYSGCPATAAINLSIRNRLLRAGYDDVTIDTVLAPAWTTDWISDAGRRKLREYGIAPPVGKAADEGVGRGALFGADPEVPCPHCGGAATEKVSEFGSTACKAQYRCTDCLEPFEYFKCI, from the coding sequence ATGACCGTCGTCGCCCTGGATGACAAGCGGCGCGAGGCAGCGATCTGGGACCTTCTGGAAGAGGTGCCGGATCCTGAAGTCCCCGCGCTATCCATTCGCGATCTTGGTGTCGTTCGGGACGTTCGTGTCGACGAGAACGGCGCGGTGCGCCTGGCGGTAACGCCGACCTATTCGGGCTGCCCGGCGACGGCCGCGATCAACCTGTCGATCCGCAACCGGCTGCTACGGGCTGGCTATGACGACGTGACCATCGATACCGTCCTGGCCCCGGCCTGGACCACGGACTGGATCAGCGATGCGGGCAGGCGCAAACTGCGCGAATACGGCATCGCCCCGCCCGTCGGCAAGGCAGCCGACGAAGGGGTCGGCCGCGGTGCACTGTTTGGTGCCGATCCGGAGGTTCCCTGCCCTCACTGCGGCGGCGCGGCGACCGAAAAGGTCAGTGAGTTCGGCTCCACCGCGTGTAAGGCGCAGTACCGTTGCACGGACTGCCTGGAGCCTTTCGAGTATTTCAAATGTATCTGA
- the paaE gene encoding 1,2-phenylacetyl-CoA epoxidase subunit PaaE, which translates to MAGFHSLTVSDIRRETDDAVSIRLDVPEDLRETFRFAAGQYLTLRAEIDGEDIRRSYSICSGVNDNELRVAVKKVLDGRFSTYANDVLTVGDTLQVMPPEGRFTAPVDAAASKSYLMIAAGSGITPILSLAKTYLEAEPNSTVTLIYGNRTSASIIFLETLQELKDVYPTRFSQIHILSRQPREVPLLNGRIDREKCAALFAGPVDAADADEVFLCGPQGMIEEVTAALKDAGVDDGKIHTELFTPADGGAAAQKAREERAKTLSDADRAKQRKVTLIFDGIESDLDVASDGPAILDIAMESRADIPYSCKGGMCCTCRCKVLEGEVAMDVNYALTPEETEAGFVLACQSHPMTDRVVLDFDAK; encoded by the coding sequence ATGGCGGGCTTTCACTCCCTGACGGTTTCGGACATTCGGCGCGAAACGGACGACGCCGTTTCCATTCGCCTGGACGTGCCGGAGGATCTGCGCGAAACGTTCCGGTTTGCGGCCGGCCAGTACCTGACGCTGCGTGCCGAAATCGACGGCGAGGATATCCGGCGTTCCTATTCCATCTGCAGTGGCGTCAACGACAACGAACTGCGCGTGGCCGTGAAGAAGGTGCTGGATGGCCGCTTCTCGACCTATGCCAACGATGTGCTGACGGTCGGGGACACGCTCCAGGTCATGCCGCCGGAGGGGCGGTTTACCGCGCCGGTCGACGCGGCGGCGTCGAAATCCTATCTGATGATTGCGGCGGGCAGCGGCATCACGCCGATCCTGTCCCTCGCCAAGACCTATCTGGAAGCCGAACCGAATAGCACGGTCACCCTGATCTACGGCAACAGGACGTCGGCCTCGATCATCTTCCTGGAAACATTGCAGGAACTGAAGGACGTCTATCCGACCCGGTTCAGCCAGATCCACATCCTGTCCCGCCAGCCGCGCGAAGTGCCCTTGCTGAACGGCCGGATTGACCGTGAAAAATGCGCTGCGCTGTTCGCCGGTCCCGTCGATGCGGCGGATGCGGACGAGGTGTTCCTGTGCGGCCCGCAAGGCATGATCGAGGAGGTGACAGCCGCCCTGAAGGATGCCGGTGTCGACGACGGCAAAATTCACACGGAACTGTTCACACCGGCAGATGGCGGCGCGGCGGCTCAGAAGGCCCGGGAAGAACGGGCCAAGACTCTCAGCGATGCGGACCGCGCCAAGCAGCGCAAGGTCACCCTGATCTTTGACGGTATCGAAAGCGATCTGGACGTCGCCTCGGACGGCCCGGCAATTCTGGATATCGCGATGGAGAGCCGCGCCGACATTCCCTATTCCTGTAAGGGCGGCATGTGCTGCACCTGCCGGTGCAAGGTCTTGGAGGGGGAGGTCGCCATGGACGTCAATTATGCCCTGACCCCGGAGGAAACAGAGGCAGGTTTCGTGCTGGCCTGCCAGTCGCATCCGATGACGGACCGCGTGGTGCTGGATTTCGACGCGAAATAG
- a CDS encoding CDP-alcohol phosphatidyltransferase family protein, translated as MLDARLRPLIDPPLDALASRLTRVGLSANAVTVFGFLLGIAGAAAIGLNAIWIGLALILANRLLDGLDGALARRQGATDFGGYLDIVLDFIVYAAIPLGFAALSPTENALPAAFLIFSFVGTGTSFLAFAIVAAKRELSTDLRGSKSFYYLGGLTEGTETIAFFVLCCVLPEHFPVLAVIFGALCWVTTATRILAARAMFKEEG; from the coding sequence ATGTTGGATGCACGCCTCCGCCCCCTGATCGACCCGCCCCTGGATGCACTTGCGTCCCGGCTGACCAGGGTCGGACTTTCCGCGAATGCGGTGACCGTGTTCGGCTTCCTTCTCGGCATCGCCGGCGCAGCCGCGATCGGTCTGAACGCGATCTGGATTGGCCTCGCCCTGATCCTGGCAAACCGCCTGCTGGACGGGCTGGACGGAGCACTGGCAAGGCGCCAGGGGGCGACGGATTTCGGCGGCTATCTGGACATCGTGCTGGATTTCATCGTCTATGCGGCGATCCCCCTGGGCTTTGCGGCCCTGAGCCCGACCGAAAACGCCCTGCCCGCCGCCTTTCTGATCTTCAGCTTTGTCGGCACCGGCACCAGCTTCCTCGCCTTTGCCATCGTCGCGGCCAAGCGGGAGCTGTCGACCGACCTGCGCGGCTCGAAATCCTTCTATTATCTCGGCGGGCTGACGGAGGGAACGGAGACCATCGCCTTTTTCGTTCTGTGCTGCGTTTTGCCCGAGCATTTCCCGGTCCTCGCCGTTATCTTCGGCGCGCTGTGCTGGGTGACGACCGCAACCCGCATTCTGGCGGCGCGGGCGATGTTCAAGGAAGAGGGTTAG
- a CDS encoding SOS response-associated peptidase produces MCGRYSLTTPIEGIRRLFGFDRIPNLPARYNIAPTQAVLAVRDENSARTCFMARWGLIPGWSKDPSIGAKMINARAETVRDKPSFKTAFKRRRCLIPVDAFYEWKTLGGKKQPFRIAFDDGEVFAFAGLWERWQGADGSDVETCSIVTTDANDALKDLHHRMPVIVDPHRFDTWLNAEEDEAARVMRPYVGARKLVYHPVSRRLNDVRNDDAELASAIELDPEQLKEPAKKADDQMSLF; encoded by the coding sequence ATGTGCGGACGGTATTCGCTGACGACACCGATCGAGGGCATTCGCAGACTGTTCGGGTTCGACCGCATTCCCAACCTGCCCGCCCGATACAATATCGCGCCGACCCAGGCCGTGCTGGCCGTCCGGGACGAAAACAGCGCGCGCACCTGCTTCATGGCGCGTTGGGGCCTGATCCCCGGCTGGTCGAAGGATCCGTCCATCGGCGCCAAGATGATCAACGCCCGTGCCGAAACGGTGCGCGACAAGCCATCGTTCAAGACCGCATTCAAGCGACGCCGCTGCCTTATTCCGGTCGATGCCTTTTATGAATGGAAGACGCTGGGCGGCAAGAAGCAGCCTTTCCGCATTGCCTTCGACGATGGCGAGGTTTTCGCCTTTGCGGGCCTGTGGGAGCGTTGGCAGGGGGCGGACGGGTCGGATGTCGAGACCTGCAGCATTGTCACGACAGACGCCAATGACGCGTTGAAGGACCTGCATCACCGCATGCCGGTCATCGTCGATCCGCATCGGTTCGACACGTGGCTGAATGCCGAAGAGGACGAGGCCGCCCGGGTCATGCGCCCCTATGTTGGCGCGCGGAAACTTGTCTATCACCCGGTCAGCAGGCGGCTGAACGATGTCCGCAATGACGATGCCGAGTTGGCGTCAGCAATCGAGTTGGATCCCGAACAGTTGAAGGAACCGGCAAAGAAGGCGGACGATCAGATGTCGCTGTTCTAG
- a CDS encoding creatininase family protein: MTARYWADLTVEEFRAVDTDRAIAILPVGATEQHGPHLPLSVDSDLAAAVLNAAIPEIDPAVDVLILPMQAIGRSIEHEDFPGTLSLSADTLMRLWMDIGAGVARAGLRKLVIFNGHGGNVSTMDIVARDLRAAHGMLTAHTSWYALAEPDGVLDAHELTHGIHGGALETSAMLAIREAAVRKDKMAAFPSAGEGWAERNRFVGVGGKPVKLGWLMQDLNPDGAAGDASAADVATGCRLIERAAANLAAFLSEFDAMEPPFRQA, from the coding sequence ATGACGGCACGGTATTGGGCGGATCTGACGGTGGAGGAGTTTCGCGCGGTCGACACAGACCGCGCGATCGCCATTCTGCCTGTCGGCGCCACTGAGCAGCACGGTCCCCATCTGCCGCTCTCCGTCGACAGTGACCTCGCCGCTGCAGTGCTGAATGCGGCGATACCCGAAATCGATCCGGCCGTTGATGTGCTGATCCTGCCGATGCAGGCCATCGGCCGCAGTATCGAGCATGAGGATTTTCCCGGCACACTCAGCCTTTCCGCCGATACGCTGATGCGGCTTTGGATGGATATCGGTGCCGGCGTCGCCCGGGCGGGGCTCCGCAAGCTGGTGATTTTTAACGGTCATGGCGGGAATGTCTCGACCATGGATATCGTCGCCCGCGATCTGCGGGCGGCCCATGGCATGTTGACCGCGCATACATCCTGGTATGCCCTGGCCGAGCCGGATGGCGTGCTGGATGCCCATGAATTGACCCATGGAATACATGGCGGCGCATTAGAGACATCGGCCATGCTGGCGATCCGGGAGGCGGCTGTCCGCAAGGACAAAATGGCGGCGTTTCCCTCCGCGGGGGAGGGGTGGGCCGAGCGCAATCGCTTTGTCGGCGTCGGCGGCAAACCGGTGAAACTCGGCTGGCTGATGCAGGACCTCAACCCGGATGGGGCTGCGGGGGATGCCTCGGCGGCAGATGTGGCGACAGGCTGCCGGCTGATCGAGCGCGCTGCGGCGAATCTCGCGGCCTTTTTGTCCGAATTCGACGCGATGGAGCCGCCGTTCCGCCAGGCCTAG
- the hppD gene encoding 4-hydroxyphenylpyruvate dioxygenase, with protein sequence MTQDAQNPIGLQGFEFVEFSAPDPKLLEQVMTALGFTKVAQHRSKKTALYRQGDINFILNEQPRSQAEYFAAEHGPAACAMAFRIQDAHHAYDELLRRGAEPMELPTGPMELRLPAIKGIGGAPIFLIDRFGDQATIYDIDFKYLDGVDRNPVGAGLKTIDHLTHNVYKGRMGYWASFYERFFNFKEIRYFDIKGEYTGLHSKAMAAPDGLIRIPLNEEATEGKGQIQEFLDDFNGEGIQHIALSTDDIYATVDRLRALGVDFMKPPPETYYDMLEERLPGHGEPVDEMKARGLLVDGSTDDGDPRILLQIFTKPLLGPAFFEIIQRKHDEGFGEGNFKALFESIERDQVQRGVITAKA encoded by the coding sequence ATGACCCAGGATGCGCAGAACCCGATTGGACTTCAGGGCTTTGAATTCGTGGAGTTTTCCGCCCCGGACCCAAAGCTTCTCGAGCAGGTCATGACCGCATTGGGGTTCACCAAGGTGGCGCAGCACCGGTCCAAGAAGACGGCGCTCTACCGGCAGGGCGATATCAACTTCATCCTGAATGAACAGCCACGCAGCCAGGCGGAATATTTTGCGGCCGAGCATGGTCCCGCCGCCTGCGCCATGGCCTTCCGGATTCAGGACGCCCACCACGCCTATGACGAACTGTTGCGGCGCGGGGCGGAGCCAATGGAATTGCCGACCGGCCCGATGGAACTGCGTCTGCCCGCGATCAAGGGTATCGGTGGGGCGCCAATCTTCCTGATCGACCGGTTCGGCGACCAGGCGACGATCTACGACATCGATTTCAAGTATCTCGACGGCGTCGACCGCAACCCGGTAGGGGCAGGGCTGAAGACCATCGATCACCTCACCCACAACGTCTACAAGGGGCGGATGGGCTATTGGGCGTCCTTCTATGAACGCTTCTTCAACTTCAAGGAAATCCGGTATTTCGACATCAAGGGCGAGTATACCGGATTGCACTCCAAGGCCATGGCGGCGCCGGACGGGCTGATCCGTATCCCTCTGAACGAGGAGGCGACGGAAGGCAAAGGCCAGATCCAGGAGTTCCTGGACGACTTCAACGGCGAGGGCATTCAGCATATCGCGCTTTCTACCGACGACATCTACGCCACGGTCGATCGCCTGCGGGCACTGGGCGTCGATTTCATGAAGCCGCCGCCCGAGACCTACTACGACATGCTGGAAGAGCGTCTGCCCGGCCATGGCGAGCCGGTGGACGAGATGAAGGCACGAGGTCTGCTGGTCGATGGTTCCACGGATGACGGGGACCCGCGTATCCTGTTGCAGATATTCACGAAACCGCTTCTGGGTCCGGCCTTCTTCGAGATCATCCAGCGCAAGCATGACGAGGGCTTCGGCGAGGGCAACTTCAAGGCGCTGTTCGAAAGCATCGAGCGCGATCAGGTGCAGCGCGGGGTGATCACCGCCAAGGCGTGA
- a CDS encoding helix-turn-helix domain-containing protein has protein sequence MAVKTIESLRRGLAVYDRLHRKGASSLATLARETGLPKASLLRLLATLQEAGWIARRINDGRYLPATTARPSTDIRQSLLHSGMAEVQALSRETGFPADLVALTPVPSLEVVDSTRKRVPGGVDPLVAGFRPSFLFSSPGRAVLAFMDTRERSRILTYIEAADSPAIRFELTSGRLERELSETRRRGYGIRAAGYWPDSSDYGAEPMDISVPIALENRIIGAVSLVWPARDRDASSVAAAHLGSLSATAQRISRAALSTAGQMG, from the coding sequence GTGGCTGTAAAGACCATTGAAAGCCTGCGGCGCGGCCTGGCGGTATATGACCGGCTCCACCGGAAGGGCGCCAGCAGCCTCGCCACGCTCGCACGGGAAACCGGGCTGCCGAAGGCCAGTCTACTGAGGCTTCTGGCCACCCTTCAGGAAGCCGGATGGATCGCCCGGCGCATCAATGACGGTCGCTACCTCCCCGCCACGACCGCGCGTCCGTCAACCGACATTCGGCAGTCGCTGCTGCACAGCGGAATGGCGGAAGTACAGGCGTTGAGCCGCGAGACCGGATTTCCGGCCGATCTGGTCGCACTGACCCCGGTGCCCTCACTGGAAGTCGTCGACAGCACGCGCAAACGCGTCCCCGGTGGCGTCGACCCGCTCGTTGCCGGTTTCCGTCCGAGTTTTCTCTTCTCTTCCCCCGGACGGGCGGTTCTGGCGTTCATGGATACGCGGGAGCGCAGCCGCATTCTGACTTACATCGAGGCCGCGGATTCGCCGGCAATTCGCTTTGAATTGACCAGCGGCCGACTGGAACGGGAATTGTCCGAGACCCGTCGGCGGGGATACGGAATCCGGGCTGCCGGCTATTGGCCGGACAGTTCCGACTACGGCGCGGAGCCGATGGACATTTCCGTGCCGATCGCCCTCGAAAATCGCATCATCGGCGCGGTAAGCCTGGTCTGGCCGGCACGGGACCGGGATGCATCCTCCGTGGCGGCGGCCCATCTCGGCAGCCTGTCCGCCACGGCGCAGAGGATATCCCGTGCCGCCCTTTCAACCGCAGGGCAGATGGGATAG
- a CDS encoding PhnD/SsuA/transferrin family substrate-binding protein: MTAPFASLPQYDLPELTDATDAWWDGLAAHLRRHGVEAVPESLTRVEDAEALWRDPALMLTQTCGYPLMTELKDYLQPVATPHYDCEGCEAGLYSSALVVRRSDRIATLNDLRGKRAVVNNANSHSGMNALRHAVAPLAEAGRFFADFLYSGGHAHSAEAVRRGRADIAAIDSVTWALLQRVRPEATDELEVVQWTRKAPALPYAVRIDATPSQVRRIQEAVLDAAEDPDLGDVRAALLIKGMKAAGFDDYAPILTMKAEAESRGYPQIG, translated from the coding sequence ATGACAGCGCCTTTTGCCAGCCTGCCGCAATACGATCTGCCCGAACTGACCGACGCGACGGACGCGTGGTGGGATGGCCTTGCCGCGCATCTTCGCCGGCATGGTGTCGAGGCGGTCCCGGAAAGCCTGACACGGGTTGAAGACGCCGAGGCGCTTTGGCGCGATCCAGCCCTTATGCTGACCCAGACCTGCGGTTATCCCCTGATGACGGAGCTGAAGGATTATCTTCAGCCGGTGGCAACGCCGCATTACGATTGCGAAGGGTGTGAGGCCGGGCTGTATTCCAGTGCCCTTGTTGTCCGCCGATCCGACCGGATCGCGACCCTGAACGATCTGCGCGGCAAGCGTGCTGTCGTGAACAACGCCAATTCCCATTCCGGCATGAATGCATTGCGCCATGCCGTGGCGCCGCTGGCGGAGGCAGGCCGGTTCTTCGCCGATTTTCTGTACAGCGGAGGCCATGCCCATTCGGCCGAGGCGGTCCGACGGGGCCGCGCCGACATCGCCGCGATCGACAGCGTCACCTGGGCTTTGCTGCAACGGGTCCGTCCTGAGGCAACAGACGAGCTGGAAGTGGTGCAGTGGACGCGCAAGGCTCCTGCCTTGCCGTATGCAGTGCGGATCGATGCCACGCCATCGCAGGTTCGCCGCATTCAGGAAGCGGTACTGGACGCGGCCGAGGACCCGGATCTGGGCGATGTCCGGGCTGCCCTGCTGATTAAGGGGATGAAGGCGGCAGGTTTCGACGACTATGCCCCGATCCTGACCATGAAAGCGGAAGCCGAAAGCCGGGGCTACCCGCAGATCGGGTGA
- the murA gene encoding UDP-N-acetylglucosamine 1-carboxyvinyltransferase, with product MDKIRIVGGTPLKGEIRIGGAKNSALKLMCASILTDGVLTLLNVPRLADIRTTAQLLESLGIDVRFDAPEGDAAPQRLSLNAGTLNNTVAEYDIVRKMRAGVLVLGPLLAKHGKARVSLPGGCAIGTRPVDLHLKGLQLLGAEIELDGGYIMAEAPCGLTGADVTFPFVSVGATENLMMAASLARGTTRLINAAREPEIVDLADCLKAMGAKISGAGSDTIEIEGVDTLHGAEHAVMPDRIETGTYAMAVAATRGDATLVGARPETLGAAISAMEAAGVIVDRVPDGMRIRCGALIGTDVMTEPYPGFPTDLQAQMMALLSTAQGASMVTETIFENRFMHVPELNRMGASINLHGRSAMVRGVPRLTGAPVMATDLRASVALVIAGLAAQGETFVNRIYHLDRGYERLDEKLAACGAVIERVAG from the coding sequence ATGGATAAGATCAGGATCGTCGGCGGGACGCCGCTGAAGGGTGAAATCCGCATCGGCGGCGCCAAGAATTCGGCGTTGAAGCTCATGTGCGCGTCAATCCTGACCGACGGGGTGCTGACGCTTTTGAATGTGCCGCGCCTGGCCGACATCCGCACCACAGCGCAGTTGCTGGAGAGCCTTGGGATCGATGTACGCTTCGATGCGCCGGAAGGCGATGCCGCGCCGCAGCGTCTGTCGCTGAACGCCGGGACGCTGAACAACACGGTCGCCGAATACGACATCGTCCGAAAGATGCGTGCCGGGGTTCTGGTGCTGGGGCCGCTTCTGGCGAAGCATGGGAAAGCGCGGGTATCGCTGCCGGGTGGTTGCGCCATTGGAACGCGGCCTGTGGACCTGCACCTCAAGGGCCTGCAGCTTCTGGGCGCCGAGATCGAGTTGGACGGCGGCTACATCATGGCTGAAGCGCCGTGTGGCCTGACGGGTGCCGACGTGACCTTCCCCTTCGTCTCCGTAGGCGCCACCGAAAACCTGATGATGGCGGCAAGCCTGGCGCGCGGAACCACGCGCCTGATCAATGCCGCGCGGGAGCCTGAGATCGTCGACCTGGCCGATTGCCTCAAGGCCATGGGGGCAAAGATTTCCGGAGCCGGCAGTGACACGATCGAGATCGAAGGCGTTGATACACTGCATGGTGCCGAACACGCCGTCATGCCGGATCGCATCGAGACCGGCACCTATGCCATGGCCGTCGCGGCGACGCGCGGCGATGCGACGCTGGTCGGTGCCCGGCCGGAAACGCTGGGGGCCGCAATTTCTGCGATGGAGGCGGCGGGCGTAATCGTCGACCGCGTGCCCGACGGCATGCGCATCCGATGCGGGGCGCTCATCGGGACAGACGTGATGACGGAACCCTATCCCGGCTTCCCGACCGATCTGCAGGCCCAGATGATGGCGCTTCTGTCCACGGCACAGGGCGCGTCCATGGTGACCGAAACGATTTTCGAGAACCGCTTCATGCATGTCCCGGAGCTGAACCGCATGGGGGCCAGCATCAATCTGCATGGCCGTTCCGCCATGGTTCGCGGGGTTCCCCGGTTGACCGGCGCGCCGGTCATGGCGACGGACCTGCGGGCCTCGGTGGCGCTGGTGATTGCCGGACTGGCAGCCCAGGGAGAGACCTTCGTGAACCGGATCTATCATCTCGACCGCGGGTATGAACGACTGGATGAGAAACTGGCCGCCTGCGGTGCCGTGATCGAGCGCGTCGCCGGTTGA
- a CDS encoding invasion associated locus B family protein, producing the protein MLIRILTVLGLMSLIGFSGLPALAQSAEGATTEVLRESHGDWDIRCSSAKPEDCYMIQTAVDDRGRPMVEFSLIRLASDAPAPAGATAVVPLGTALPEGLLFQVDNGEQLRFAYDFCARAGCVSNLALTADQIEAMRRGLFAIVTIRSAARPEQPISVRISLRGFTAAYGAL; encoded by the coding sequence ATGCTCATTCGAATTCTCACCGTACTGGGACTGATGTCCCTGATCGGATTTTCGGGTCTTCCGGCGCTTGCGCAGAGCGCGGAAGGGGCGACGACGGAAGTGCTTCGCGAAAGCCATGGCGACTGGGACATTCGCTGCAGCTCCGCCAAACCCGAAGATTGCTACATGATCCAGACCGCGGTGGATGATCGCGGTCGGCCGATGGTGGAGTTCAGCCTGATTCGACTGGCATCCGATGCGCCCGCGCCGGCCGGCGCCACGGCGGTGGTTCCATTGGGAACGGCGCTTCCGGAAGGATTGCTGTTCCAGGTCGATAATGGCGAGCAGTTGCGCTTTGCCTACGATTTCTGTGCCCGGGCAGGATGTGTGTCCAATCTGGCGCTGACAGCGGATCAGATCGAAGCGATGAGGCGTGGGCTTTTCGCCATCGTGACGATCAGGTCCGCGGCCCGTCCGGAGCAGCCGATATCCGTCCGGATTTCGCTGCGCGGATTCACGGCCGCCTATGGTGCGCTCTGA